One Idiomarina loihiensis L2TR genomic window carries:
- a CDS encoding phosphotransferase family protein, protein MTDPSSAVVDQASDVREEETLPVEALDNWLAEHIGDELPEDRGTLRITQYTGGVSNWTYRLDYNGLALVLRRPPDGTKAKSAHDMGREFRLQKRLRPAFPHVPRMLAYCRDESVIGAEFYVMEHVTGIIPRRRFPKGLELSSEQARQLCTNALDKLIKLHQVDLDSTGLRKIAKGKGYTERQVNGWCGRYEKAKTWNVFGAGSVMRWLKENQPPSEKICLVHNDFRLDNLILNPDDPTDIIGILDWELATLGNPLMDLGNSLAYWIEAGDDKVARATKRQPSDYPGMLTRKEIIDYYCERTGTKVEDFAFYEVFGLFRLAVIAQQIYYRYHHKQTTNKAFKNFWFLVNYLLWRCRRRIAKA, encoded by the coding sequence ATGACTGATCCATCATCCGCCGTAGTCGATCAGGCGAGTGACGTACGCGAAGAAGAAACTTTGCCCGTAGAGGCATTAGATAATTGGCTGGCGGAGCACATTGGTGACGAGCTACCCGAAGACCGCGGTACTTTGCGCATTACCCAATATACCGGTGGCGTGTCGAACTGGACTTACCGTTTAGATTACAACGGCCTGGCACTGGTGCTGCGTCGACCACCAGACGGCACAAAAGCCAAGTCAGCCCATGATATGGGACGTGAGTTCCGTCTGCAAAAACGCCTGAGACCGGCGTTTCCTCATGTGCCCCGAATGCTGGCATATTGCCGTGACGAGTCGGTTATTGGTGCTGAGTTTTATGTGATGGAGCACGTGACCGGCATTATTCCGCGGAGGCGTTTTCCTAAAGGACTGGAGTTAAGTTCTGAGCAGGCGCGGCAGTTATGCACGAACGCGTTGGATAAACTGATAAAGCTGCACCAGGTGGATTTAGACAGCACCGGACTACGCAAAATAGCCAAAGGTAAAGGTTACACCGAACGTCAGGTAAATGGCTGGTGTGGCCGTTATGAAAAAGCAAAGACCTGGAATGTATTCGGCGCGGGTTCGGTTATGCGTTGGCTTAAAGAGAACCAGCCGCCAAGCGAGAAAATTTGTCTGGTTCACAACGACTTTCGCTTAGACAACCTGATACTTAACCCAGATGACCCAACCGACATTATCGGTATTCTGGACTGGGAGCTGGCGACCCTAGGCAATCCGTTAATGGATCTAGGCAATTCGCTGGCTTATTGGATTGAAGCAGGCGATGACAAAGTGGCGCGTGCGACCAAACGCCAGCCGAGCGACTACCCGGGCATGTTAACTCGCAAAGAAATTATTGATTATTACTGTGAGCGCACTGGCACTAAGGTAGAAGACTTTGCCTTTTACGAAGTGTTTGGTTTATTCCGCTTGGCGGTTATAGCTCAGCAAATTTATTATCGGTACCACCATAAGCAAACCACCAATAAAGCCTTTAAGAACTTCTGGTTTTTGGTGAACTACTTGCTGTGGCGTTGCCGTCGTCGTATTGCCAAAGCCTAA
- a CDS encoding acyl-CoA dehydrogenase family protein: MDFSYSAKTKDYLARLDAFMREHIEPYENQYQKENYRLNSTPHWREWQVPPRVAELKQLAKEQGLWNFFLPDNELGAGLTTLEYAPLAERMGRSLLAPEVFNCNAPDTGNMEVLYHFGDDPQQEQWLTPLLNGDIRSVFCMTEPDVASSDATNMQTTIKADGSDWVINGRKWWSTGLGHPDAEIAIVMGLTDEDADKHHRHSMVLLPLNTPGVNIERMLPALGEYDAPYGHGEVVFDNVRVPKENIIVGPGAGFKIAQGRLGPGRIHHCMRAIGAAERALELFIERGVSRIAFGEPLMKLGGNTERLADLRVAIDQARLLTLHAAWQIDNVGAMKAIKEISAIKLVAPNVLQRVVDETMQLFGGASMCHDTPLPGLLTVARSLRIADGPDAVHRATIAKTELKQREKQLKGRSND, from the coding sequence ATGGACTTTTCCTACAGTGCGAAAACAAAGGACTATTTGGCGCGGCTTGACGCCTTTATGCGCGAGCATATTGAGCCGTATGAAAACCAGTATCAGAAAGAGAATTATCGGCTGAACAGCACGCCGCATTGGCGCGAGTGGCAGGTGCCGCCACGGGTGGCGGAACTAAAGCAGTTAGCGAAAGAGCAAGGGCTTTGGAACTTTTTTTTGCCGGACAACGAACTGGGTGCTGGCTTAACGACACTGGAATATGCACCACTGGCCGAGCGCATGGGTCGAAGCTTGTTAGCGCCCGAGGTATTCAACTGCAACGCGCCCGACACGGGTAACATGGAAGTGCTGTATCACTTTGGCGATGACCCGCAGCAAGAGCAGTGGTTAACGCCGCTTTTAAACGGCGATATCCGCTCGGTGTTTTGTATGACAGAGCCCGATGTCGCCTCCTCCGACGCCACCAATATGCAAACCACCATTAAAGCTGACGGCTCCGACTGGGTCATAAACGGTCGTAAGTGGTGGAGTACTGGTTTGGGTCATCCGGACGCTGAGATTGCCATTGTTATGGGTCTGACCGACGAGGACGCCGACAAACATCATCGCCATTCCATGGTATTGTTGCCGTTAAACACGCCGGGCGTGAATATTGAACGTATGTTACCTGCTCTGGGCGAGTACGATGCCCCTTATGGCCATGGCGAGGTGGTGTTCGATAACGTGCGCGTACCGAAAGAGAACATTATTGTTGGCCCTGGTGCCGGTTTTAAAATTGCGCAGGGGCGTTTAGGCCCGGGGCGCATTCACCATTGCATGCGCGCTATTGGCGCGGCTGAACGTGCGTTGGAGCTTTTCATTGAGCGTGGTGTATCGCGCATTGCCTTTGGCGAGCCATTAATGAAGCTTGGCGGCAACACCGAGCGTTTAGCTGACTTGCGCGTAGCCATTGATCAGGCAAGGTTACTGACACTGCACGCGGCGTGGCAAATCGACAACGTTGGTGCCATGAAAGCCATTAAAGAAATATCGGCCATTAAGCTGGTGGCACCCAATGTGCTGCAGCGGGTGGTGGATGAAACCATGCAGTTGTTCGGTGGTGCTTCTATGTGTCATGACACGCCACTGCCGGGCTTATTAACCGTTGCGCGTTCGCTGCGCATTGCCGATGGACCCGACGCGGTGCACCGCGCGACTATTGCAAAAACAGAGTTGAAACAAAGAGAAAAACAATTGAAAGGGCGCTCTAATGACTGA
- a CDS encoding DUF3800 domain-containing protein, whose translation MFLLYADESGTPGGADQEHFILAGVTVFERKAHWLSLALDKIAAQFKR comes from the coding sequence ATGTTTTTACTTTATGCAGATGAATCTGGAACTCCAGGCGGGGCTGATCAAGAGCATTTTATCCTGGCCGGTGTCACTGTGTTTGAACGAAAAGCACACTGGCTTTCTCTAGCACTGGATAAAATTGCAGCTCAATTCAAGCGTTAG